Within Pangasianodon hypophthalmus isolate fPanHyp1 chromosome 11, fPanHyp1.pri, whole genome shotgun sequence, the genomic segment ttcaaatatttatggacccgAGTGTACAATGTTCTCCAAAAACCACAGAAGCACTACAAatgcttaaaaacaaaaaacttggCTGGTAGGTTAGGAATGAAACTAATTACTGGCCATTGGAAAACACAGTGAAGTTATGCAAGCTGTTAATTTTAGTAACAGTTTGTCCAGTGTACAGCCAGACATTCCACACAGAAATGCAGAAGGCCAAGTGACACAATAACATTAGGAAATGTGGGCATCATGAAGCAAGTTATAACAGTAACTACAGATAAGATGTTGAATAACTGTAATATAATGCTCACAAACAAATGTTTCCACATGTGTGCAGGGATCTCCGCATTTGGGGCAACGAAGCTGACTGCCACCCTTCCCCGAGTTGCCTGAGCTGGATCTTTTGCCACTTCCTTCACttacagatttctttaaaaaaaaacaaaaaaaaaacagataggCAACTCAGTTTGAATTAAACATCCTGATTTAGAGATAAAACATAACATGCAAGTTCAATATAAAAAGAAGTCTACCTTTCCACCATCGCCATCTTTGATTCCGTCCTTAGACGCATAATACACAGACGACTCTGAGAAGGGTCTGACAGGGACACTTCGTGTCAGACGGATTTCGTGAGTCACTGGTCGGCTCAGAGAGAGCAGCTGAACTCTGGAGCCTGAGAACCCTGCATTCAAACAaactataattaattaattatatatacacacccacacaccaagTGTTAACTAACTGACTTGCAATTACAAACAGGAATACCATTTAGTGATGAAGGTACTGCCACAGAAtaaccctacattcacactagtcACTTTTTCTCTTGTGAGTGTGTAGCGACTGCTCCTCTTGTCACATGTGGGTCTGCACTGTCCAGCTTTCCAATaagaaacagtagtagctatatatagcttctaaaaTTAATACCAACATCAACGCCATCATGCTTGTTGTCCTGCTGTAACTGCTGAGTTCGATTTACGTAATTTGGAATTATGTAATTTTGGACCTCTGTACATTCAAGCTGATGGGTATGTTTacttcctcaaaacagtgaaccttatagtcaatgttatagatttaacaagcgatgTCTGTAAGTTAGTTAATATAAAGCAAACAttagtacatactgtataacatgTTTAAAAGTGAAGAAGTGCTCTTTTGTTCACTGTTGAcggtgtgagcagccatgttgcttggatgtcacttgctgaactcagggttaaGGGGGCTCTGTCTTTGGCTTTTCCTAGTCGTAGATCAGAAATTCTAACTCTCAAATTTAAGTTTAACACTACATTCGATTTACCTCATAAATGGTAATTTGCAGGTTGGAATGCAACACATATTTTTCTCCATAAACAGTATAGTCAGTTTTGCAGatatattcgcttgttaaatctatatgTTGATTGCTCTAAAactaatacttgtatatacagcataacccATTTAAAGGTCAGAAGTGCTACgctgtttatttctgatgctgtgtgcagccatgttgatttgacttcGCTCCGTAAATGGGGAAGAAACTCGTAGTTGAAAAAACTACCCCAAGTTGATGAATAGGATTTTTACATTGAGGTGGTATTTTTTTGGCCTTTACTAGTTAACGATTGGGAACTACATGGTGTGACCTCGAGCCAAACGCAGCTGTTAGccgcattgcattctggaactttgactCCAGCGGTCCAGCGTTTACTCTCTGCACTGCTTCTACACTGGATTTGTCATTAACATGACTTTAAACAATGCTGGAAAAGGGTGAGTGAGAACAGAAGCtcgtttttaggagctaacagcaaaacctgatcGTTACCCCTTACGTTTGAGATCAGTGAAATTTACCCTCCTTGAACACGTCACTGCAAGTACACTAGCAATGTCCACCCTCTGACGTCAGCGCGGGACACAACCGCTGACTTCTCACGGGAATAAGGAAAACACACCACCAACCAATAaatcagcaccagaatcactaaacacatcagaaatattccagcataaacatatttaatgtgtttgagGCTGAAGGTTTCCTTTAACGCTTGTGACATATTTCTGTAAGGAATGTGACAGTCCTTCAAACTGCTGTTTGAAGAAGGAAATAAGAGGAAGAATAAACCAAGTTAAATATCCTAGGTGTCAGCTTAAAACGTATTTCTTATTCgtgtttgttcatttaacaaCTTTATTCTTCCAAAGCACGAATGATTTTTATATTAGGTTGCTCCCAGTTAGAAGACATGAGATTATGAATCATAATATCATTAGACATGAGTATAAGCTGACAAGCCTGAACAGAGTgatgtgttagctagctaaccaatATCGGGGGAAAACCCTCTAAATTAGCTAACGTCAAGTAGCTTGTAAATTAGCTTACGTCAAGTAGCTTGTTAGCTAGGCAGCTAAAACATGAGCAcagaaaataaagtgtgtttacCTTTGTGGGCTGAAGTTATGAGCAGTCGTGCCGCTGAAGTGCATGCACAGGACATGTTTTCCGGCttcgttttatttttgttatgcTAAATCAGCTAGCTAAGAACTAGCTAATACTGAAATGCTacgctaactagctaactaccATACCATTCAATTAGCTGTGTTAGCTTCCTAAGCTTTTCAAGGGAAATTAGTtggtgaaataataataaatctagtGCTAAACTGCTCTGTTTGGGGCAAAGATAAGATATCAGTTATTTTTAGGAAATGTCCATGGGTTATTTAAAATGCACACGCAGCTAAGAGCAATCTCTTCTCAGTGACAAAGCAATGCTAACTTGGTGGGAGGCTAAACTAGCTGTGTTAGCCTGGTTGGATCTTAAATGACGTCCTACTGCCTAtcttagtgcactacatagggtttGAAATAACAGGTTTCTGTGTCCTTATATAGTGCACCTTGTGCCCCATGGAAATCAATTTGAGATTAAACCAGAGTGAGATAAACATGACGAGGGCAGACTTATCCTGTCGCAATGTTAACACGTCTGAACCAAATGTCCTAAAAGGGACACCTAAGAAGTTTTGCAAAggagtaataaaaaaatgaaacaattaaaatatttgtacaaaTTATTAACaagtaattattaaattaaataaatatattaatataatttaataatataattaatatatatatatatatatatatatatatatatatatatatatatatatatatatatatataattatatatatatatataattattaaattattaaaattgaaCAGCTTTTGCATATTGTTAACACTTCAAGCTACTATACatattttatgattatatttataataatacttTATGATACATTTAGACGGAGCATGCGCATTGTAGAAAAACATCCGCGCATGCGCAGAGCAGTCCAACCCATGTTAGATGCGGAAGTCAACTGTCATATGACTGCTAAAGGAAAGCTAAAATGTTGCTAATCCGTGGATGACGATTTTCGAAAAAAGGTAGATAAATTCTCAAAAATGCAGTACTATGAAGCTTATTGATTTGTCAGAAATGTGACTGTTTAGTTACCTGCTTTTCCTGCTGTACATGGAGTTGTTTGCTTGGCTGTCTGTAAACAAATTGTTAACTTGCTaacgttattttttttttaaagaagaaagcATGGGGATTAAAAGTTGgtttattgttttgtgttaAAGTATCTGATTAgctttgcttttatttgttcTGAAGTGGTGTCATCcgttctttgttttatttaaatagataaaaCAAAGTGCGTTTTAGTCTAAGACTGAATCCTAAATGACTCGCATGTGAGCATATAGTTCATTATCTAGGGTGTAGAAGTCAGTTTCCTTATATTATGTAGTGCACGCATGCACTACAGTAAGGAGCATTGAGTCTTTGAGGATTGAGCCCACTTTATTACGTAGATGTTAACGTCAGTAAAAATATTAGTCTTATTTGCTACTCTTCCACTCTTCAGCAGCACTAATGCACTAAAACTGTAGTGGTAcaagggatgtgtgtgtgtgtgtgtgtgtgtgtgtgtgtgtgtgtgggtgggtgtggggaGGAAGCTTTCACCCTCAACTGATGGAAGATTGTCTTTCTGTAAAGTTGATATAAATAGCTTAATTTCTTCCAAACCTTGAGATTTATTCTGTTTCTGCTAGAGATGGAGGAGATAAGAATGTCTCCTGACTACAACTGGTTTCGAAGCTCAGTGCCCCTCAAAAGAGTAAGTATATCCTTATTTATCATAACTTTGTCAGCTTGTGTGGTCTGATTATGTAATTTCACATTCAAGctctgttaatttttttaatacagataaTATTCTATGGTCTTTTTTTCCCACAGCTTCTTAAAGTGCTTCATTTGGTCATAAAAAGTACCATGTGATCACCTTGTGATTCAGCACCTTTAGTAATGTGACTTTGTCATGTTTGTTGTGTTTAGATTATTGTGGATGATGATGACAGCAAAGTCTGGTCGCTGTATGACGCCGGGCCAAAAAGCATCAGGTGCCCGATCATCTTCCTTCCTCCTGTGAGTGGCACGGCTGAAGTTTTCTTCCAACAAGTGCTGGCTCTTACTGGCTGGGGCTATCGTGTTATTTCGGTAAGGTCCACAACAGCCATTGTTATATCCGCCACTCCAGTGTGGAAGTGTGACATGATTAAATAGGCCACACAAATTATTCTAAAGATTTTCATGAAATGTAGTTTTATGCTGGAAGGCTTCGAAAACacagtttggttttttttctatgataaatatttagaaagacttaaataatacattaatacatttaaataatgagttgTCATAGTGCTGTCAGTGTTTGGATGTTGTATGTGTCAAGTGACtaaagaggaaagaagaagTAACACAGGAAACACCTGGGCATAAAGGAGTCCTTCTTCAGAACTCACAGACACAGAATCTAGAAGAGATTTAATAActtttctcattaatgtgataCTGTAATGAAgagatgtttgtgtgtagtaTTAGACTTTATCGTTTCAGAGATCATAAATATGGATCATAAATATTGAACACCCCTAATTTTGGTTCAACATGGACTTAATTTCTGGTGTATCACTTAATGGCAGCAAGTCAGTTAAGTCATGTAACTTGTCATATCTCTGCTGTAGCTCCAGTACCCAGTCTATTGGGATCTTCTGGAATTTTGTGATGGATTTAAGAAACTTCTAGACCACTTGCAACTAGACAaggtttgtccagttacttcGGAAAGTCTAATCTTACAATCACATAAAGTATACTGATCCTGTTGCTTTTCAACTAGGTGCACTTATTTGGTGCTTCCCTGGGAGGATTTCTGGCTCAGAAATTTGCAGAGGTTACACACAAATCACCTCGAGTGCATTCTCTGATCTTGTGCAATTCATTCAGCGATACATCCATTTTTAACCAAACATGGACCGCTAACAGGTAGAGTCCTGCACTTGATATTGTATACTTCTTTTTTGAAATCCTCACATTTCCTCacttttaactatttttttccctcagtttCTGGTTAATGCCAGCCTTTATGCTTAAGAAGATTGTTCTTGGGAACTTTGCCAAAGGACCTGTTGACCCCAAAATGGCAGATGCCATTGACTTTATGGTGGACAGAGTGagtaattaatattcatgagttCATTTTGTTGTAGTAGTTCCAGTTCTGTGGAGCTGTGGAGTGAATTCAGGGAAACATACattcccctctgaaagtactggaatggcaaggccaattctttccttcagtctcctcttcaggaggtgaaatacaTGCttaattgggttaaggtctggtgattaacttggccagtctaaaacctgatgaagtcctttgttgtgttagcagtgtattttgggtcattgtcttgctgcatgatgttgttcctcccaattagactggatgcatttctctgtaaattggcagacagaatgtttctgtagacttccatcaataaaaattattgcgcctgttccagaagcagccatgcaagcctcCACCATTTGAAttgatgagcttgtatgttttgaagCATGAGTAGATCcgttctttctccacactttggcctttccatcactttggtagaggccctgtggaggttgttggtaatgtcactgactgttgtttttgggtttttcttcacagctctcacaatgtttctgtcatcaactgttgttgttttccttggctaaCCTGAtacatgtctggttgttagtacaccagcggtgtctttctttttcaagactTTCCAAATTGGTGTATTGGCTACACCCAATGCTTGTGTAGTGGCTCTGATCGATTGTTCCTCTTTTCTctgcttcaaaatggcttgattttctcctatagacagctctctggtcttcatctTGGTTTATTCCTTtgaacaacaaatgcagtcttcataggcaaaacccagggctcaaacagagtagatattcagagctattaactgtttaaacaataaatctaACAGGGCAACAGGGCAAGatacacctgtcagtcacatgttccagtattttggatcacttaaaaaatgggtgggttcaaacaaaaggtaccatgttctaagttgtttaacacatctagatgtaaatatcaatgaaagctgaaattctgatctatcatcgcatattcatcttttcatccaACTCAAATGTaatcagtgtatagcaaaaacaaaagaactggccttgtcGTTCCTATACTTGTCAGTTAAAACTCATTTCTTAGTCTTCCTTGAAAGGGTAGACGTTTGCCAGATGACATTTTAACTCTCGCTGTAATTATCACATAAATCACTGCAagtttttaatgtaacactATTGCttctactattattatttgccAACTTAttaaatagcacttgatccaggaCATCGTATTACTTTGTATTTAATCGTATACtgtatttcacacacaacttaatgaagccacgagAGACTAAAGCAGAGTCAGAAAATTTCAGTAATTTGTACACAGGATGTGGACTggtttatcacacttttaatttgcttttttttttttttttttataaaataatattaattcaaTCCAcactcctgtaaagaaaacatgcccatAGTTTGAAGTTCcaaattttttgtaaaatttaaagtttacattaagtttaaattcatttaaagtttaaaaagctGTCTCTCTTAAAACCAACAATGGATATTATTGCAGAAAAATGTTATCTGTATCAGAGTTGTTGAAAATTGGGCTGTAGGCATACTGTGTAGAGTGAATTCcattatgtttaataaaatgaCATTAGTTTGAAAATGGTGTGCTTGTTCATTGAGTCCAGAGCACTGTGTACCTTGGTCTTAAAGGTGACTACACAGATATTTGTTAAAGAAAGCTTTGTTCCAATGCTTAGTGCACATTTGCCCCATTCCTTGCTGATAGGGTAACAAAGtgctgtctttgtgtgtgtattttcagctGGAGAGCCTGAACCAGAGTGAACTGGCGTCCCGGCTCACGCTGAACTGCCAAAACTCCTACATCGAACCTCACAAAATAAAGGATGTTTCAGTCACCATTATGGATGTAGGCTTTTACCTCTtctaatatttacataattaaccTCCACACTTCAGTTGCTTttgcattatactgtatgtttgtacGTGTCACTtcatgctgttgtgttttcaggtATTTGATCAGAGTGCTCTTTCAAATGAGGCAAAGGAAGAAATGTATAAACTGTATCCTAACGCCAGGAGGGCTCACCTCAAAACCGGCGGCAACTTTCCTTACCTTTGTCGAAGCGCCGAAGTTAACCTTTACATCCAAGTGAGTGATTTATATATTGCAAAATAAAAGGGCGAGCATATTTGAATTTCcatattcttattattttactgCATTGTTTGGCTCTGTAGATACATCTGCGACAGTTCCATGGGACGAGATACGCTGCCATCAACCCTGCTATGGTTAGTGCAGAGGAGCTCGAGGTCCAAAAGAGCAATCTGAATAACCTTAGAGAGAGCGACGATGAATCATAAGAAGATCCCCTGACCCACAGCCTACACTGAGCCGATTACAGAAGCACTGACTCCTTAATTCAGTGCTACACGTCACATGCCGGGAAAAACCTTCTTTCGGCTTCATGTTTTTCTACAGTGGATTCAATCAAAATGACGAACTAAAAGAGCCTATTTTTACTTTCCAGAAACAATATTTTGATATGTATTAtgactgtaaataatttaagaaTGGGTACTTATTTCACAGGATGCCATTTTGAACTGGTTGCCTTATAACTTGTATTTGATTAGTCTTGTCTTTTTccgcttttgttttgttattgtaTTCGTGCATTTATTTGTTACCGTTACTCATGCACTGATTAAAGGTAGAGCCTACAAATGTCACAGGTTTGGAAGGATGGAAAAGATGTATATTGATAACTGTGTTATACTAAGTAAAATATTTCTGCCTCAGCTGAATCATTGTCATTTTACTATGAAATTACTTAAaagaataatttgcataaaaaatgcacaatgtTCAGCTGATTAGCCAGGACATGCTTGGTTAATTTCTAGGTCCAGTTTTGTAGTGGACCTAGAAATTTAatgtagccaaaaaaaaaaaaaaaaaagtagaagcCTGTCTCACCCCAATTTTTTCCTGTAAATATCTCAATCAGATCAAAACCAGTTGTTCATGACTTCCAATGTCACGTCctgtaatctataaacatgagCCAACCTTAGTGTAGCTGAACACTGTAACATGATGGGGACAGCCATCTAGGACATCTGtaattgtcctttttttttctcaatttatCATCATTCTGCATTTGGTCACCATTTTTACACTACTAACTTATACAACATGCCACAGCCTCTTGAAAGCTGAATTATAGATAAATctgcataataataattaagcatTTAcgtatttaaaaattacattgcATAAGTGTTTTTTGAAGCAGGTGTTTGAGGATTTAggcaaatatttatggaaaagagTTTGGGTGAGAGAGACTTCAATTACTGATTAGCTATATTAagcttgtagctccagtgcagaaTTAACAACTGATCCACTACCTTTGTGGTAAGtgaaaaaatgtctaaattagGGTTTTGTTGAACAATTCCTTTAAATTATTTGCACAGGATTAAATTAGCTATTAAACTCAATCTTTGCAGGCCAATTATGATGAGCATGGCTTTAATTCACTGTGAACATAGTTTTAATTCACACTTATATAAGCTTTAGCGCTGGAGAGAAAATTAAGCGAGTCACACATTGCTTAAGATGTCAGATGGTGTTTGTATTAAACATTAAGATACTtaggaagaagaaaatgcttAACTGCAATGTAACAATGCGCTTTCTTCCAAAGCTTCTTAATTTAGTCATCGTTGAACAAAGTAGTGTGCTTTCAGCTGCACTCAGGCAAATCCACATTGTtagagtggattttttttttcctgtgaggATCACATGTCGTTTGAACATTGATAAAGGACAAGTGGCTTGTGTCAACTTCAGATTCAGTATTTTATTAATCACATTTTGGTATTACAGTATGTTAAGATATGATACAAATTTAAGGAAACCATTTCAGTCAGAATACTCTTACTAACTATGTTCTGTTTACTGAAAAGGTTAATGTATCTGTCTGATtgctaaaaatacaaataatgaaataaaaaattcctCCCTGTGACCATATTCATGCTTGTAGCCTCTAAAACTAATCTTCTCCCAGATGGATGACCTTCGCTGCCCTATAAGAGGTGGCACAGCATTAAGGTTCTCTATACTAATAATCAGAagatgagttcaaatcccaggattGTAAGTAGATTGCTCTTGCTCAGGTTCAGTGTTTTCAGGTCTGAGTTTTAACTGTGGCTCTTCTGCTAAGAGcactttactctttactctATGCTTCACATGGCAAAGGTTTGTTTTTTCTAGGACGCCTGATAGTCATGAGAGGAGCACGAGATCATTCAGCTTTATCTTAGAGCAGAGCCTCCAACTTGGTTCCCTTCAGCTTTACTGAATTAAAAGGCAAATTtagttaaaaaatgtactaaCACCTACATTGTTCACCATCTACTATTTGCatgaattatatataaataaataattcgtTAGGCATTCATTAGTcttttgacatttatttaccTTTATTATCCAAcactaataattattataataataaccattacctaaatgcattttaaagctGTAATCAGGACATTTTTAGGAGCTAAATTGTTACCTGAGTATATTACACAACATCAGAAAAAAGATTTGAAagacatttaaagaaatataaatgctATAATTCAATCTGCTTGGGATCTTACAAATTTTACATCtatgtgataaataaaggaTGATTCTCTTCCCAAAATATTGTGATTGTAGCCTTAAAGTGCTAATTAAACATTCAAGCAATTAAACCTTTTCATTCTATGTATGCTTATGTATGGGtcaatagcttttttttttttttttaatattttaagtcaCAGTTAAACCCAAGTCTTGACATCATTAAAAGCCATGATGCTTTTCATGCTACAACATGTGATATAAACATCAGATTAAAGCCATGCATTGTGCACAAGTGTAAACAGTGACtctatttacaaaaaaacagtaGCGCTATCTTAAATAACAagtttttatatgtatgtaatgtaaatgtaaatcttcaTATTATATTAGCAGGACATAGTAAACACTGAATAAGATAAGATCTAGAGAAGAAAGTGACTGTTCCAGCATAAGACTGCAAACACTGACAAGTCTCCTTTGTTGGATATTTATCTCCATTTTACACAATTTGGCTCCTCAATTGTTGAGTCATTAGAGTCATTAGTGAGCCAAAACCTCTAGTCAAACCTAGCTCAGGAGACAGCCACAATTAAAGAGTGCTGTGCGAGTTGCTTAATTTAATGATAACGCTTGAATGACATTACACCGGCAATGCAATTCATAAAAACGGATTCAATTATAATAACGTTtctttattggaaaataagtAACACAGTGCTTGTAGCTGTAGCCTCTTAACCCTGGATTCATGACAAATTGAAAGTTGCTGATGTTGGTCCAGTTTGCCTCTAAAACTGTACTAAGCAGCTACTGTTTTCATTTGTGATATTATATAGTAGGAGCTACTGTTGTGCTGTCCAACATTTTAAACTATAGGCAGAATTTATCACCATGTTGGCTTTGCTGGTTTGCAATTTTTGTTTGCAGTTGTTTGAAAATGGAAAGACTCCTAGCTATTGTTCAGTTTTATCTCTGAACGAAATATTGTGTTCATAACTTTCCTGGTTTCTTTAATCTGAGCCAAGTTTCATTGAAAGCtaattttatagaaaataaatgtaagtaGGACCTAAAAGCTGGGAGTGTAGAACTGGGGAACATCAGACAACCCGCATCTGAGGAATTTACCCAGTCATTTGggtttggatttggatttgtcgcttcaCAGTATTCTATCTATTTGCATAAAACTAAAATGCTCAATTTGTCACTTTTCATTGTTGCAAGAATCAACAGATGGTACTGTAGTAGCCCTTCAAAACTCACTGAATCAGTGTGTTGTTGAGGAAAACTGGGTTCATATTCTATTGCATACTAAGCTCTGGTCTGTGTTTCATCTTGTATTATTTGCTGTAAACATAATTTCTTCAGCGTGTTTCAAGACAACACTGTTTCACATTGTTGTGCACTTCTTAGGAGTGTTGGGGTCTGCATTGGCCTGCTGTCGCGTACTCTCTGTGGGGAGAAAGCAAAAAGGTTCCCATACTCAGGATAATCAAAACAGCAATACAAAATATGTCACAAATCCTTATATTTAAGTTGCTAGCATGTTTAACTTGCTGCATTATCCTGTGTTCAAGTGGAGTTGTGTTCACCATGTTTATGAGAACATTCATATGAAAGTCAGAATTTTTTCAGATAACTCAATTGTTCTTGAGTTGTAATACAACGTTGATGGTCCtcaatatggtgaagtttacaAAGCCTTAGCAGCTATGTTTTAAGCAGCTAAATCAATAGCCTTAAATATTAGCtagtttattttcagtgattgtTTTCAAATTTCCTAGCAACAATATGTGTATTGAGTGTTTGCCTAACCTTGACAAAAGCAGAAATTTATGATGTAAACACACCAGTAGATCCAGTCAAACATTAATTTATAACAGTTCTAAATCAGTGCTCTTGATGCTATGTGATGCTGAAATGTAACCATGAACATGGAAGCTCTATCACCTCACCATCACAATTTAACTCATTCTTTTGAACATGTTGAAAAGAAATAGGCTATAAATTGACTGGAGggcataaaaatattttattatctattaaTTAAAAGCAACAATGCCAGAGTGAGATAATGCCTGCTGAGACATAATCATAACTGCTTGTCAGAGGATTCCCCTTAAAGCATTATTTTCTGATATCTTTTCGAATATTTTTCTGACACATAGTTTTGGGCTTGTCCCTGCTTATACAGTGCTATGAAAATGTACTTCTGGATATATTATTCCTTatttgtcacactgtatgataatataatataatatgagaCAAAGAGAACCTGAGTAAATACaaagtattttttgtttgtctaaGGAATAAGTCATCTATCACCAGTATGAAACCCTGCAGTGTGACAAATAAGAAATAGTAGGGGGAAACCAAGAaaggggcaaatacttttttacAGTACTGTAGTATGCTTCAGGTTTACCACTGAATTCTCACCTGCCAGATCCATCCTTGAGATTCCCATCAGCCCTTCGTACAAGCCTTTAATGGGGTTTTCTCCGGCAATCAACACACCATGCAGCCAGATCAGCAGCATGCGATGTCCATGGTCCTTATAGCTTTTAGTACCTTAAAATGACAGATACATTAACCACTATCACACTTACAGCATCCATGTACAATATCTTTCAGgtgcattttatgttattttattaagtaGACAACTCAAAacatgaccttgatttagtatgTCACGGCTACACATAACTGTgcacaatcaatcaatcaatcaatcaataaataaataaatgattgattTCATTACCTGTCTAAGCACCCATGCCTAAGCTTCATGCTTTCTGCCACTGTAGTTCTAATTCATTATGCAaaaaataggatgtgctggatcaagtg encodes:
- the spg21 gene encoding maspardin, giving the protein MEEIRMSPDYNWFRSSVPLKRIIVDDDDSKVWSLYDAGPKSIRCPIIFLPPVSGTAEVFFQQVLALTGWGYRVISLQYPVYWDLLEFCDGFKKLLDHLQLDKVHLFGASLGGFLAQKFAEVTHKSPRVHSLILCNSFSDTSIFNQTWTANSFWLMPAFMLKKIVLGNFAKGPVDPKMADAIDFMVDRLESLNQSELASRLTLNCQNSYIEPHKIKDVSVTIMDVFDQSALSNEAKEEMYKLYPNARRAHLKTGGNFPYLCRSAEVNLYIQIHLRQFHGTRYAAINPAMVSAEELEVQKSNLNNLRESDDES